The following proteins are encoded in a genomic region of Leptospira ryugenii:
- a CDS encoding DUF1772 domain-containing protein codes for MKPIYKSLFFVTTLVLGLTAGAMLTEASIIVPFWLRLNPDEFFSWYTKNQASLVDYYTLLEVSSLLLTLLSLIVLQIQKSSGGLWMGISFLFSLFVILTFFIFFKDANAQLNAGPIAKEVFIDTIQRWGNWQWIRVGLGSVAFIAALVFLQKEH; via the coding sequence ATGAAACCAATTTATAAAAGCCTTTTTTTTGTAACGACTCTTGTTTTGGGACTTACGGCTGGAGCGATGTTAACTGAAGCAAGTATCATTGTTCCTTTCTGGCTAAGATTAAATCCTGATGAATTTTTTTCCTGGTATACAAAGAACCAAGCATCTCTCGTTGATTATTATACTCTACTAGAAGTATCGAGTCTGTTATTGACACTTTTGTCTTTGATTGTATTGCAAATTCAAAAGAGCTCGGGAGGATTGTGGATGGGTATCTCATTTCTATTTTCTTTATTTGTAATCTTGACGTTCTTTATATTTTTTAAAGATGCCAATGCACAGTTGAATGCTGGGCCGATTGCCAAAGAAGTATTTATTGATACCATCCAAAGATGGGGAAATTGGCAATGGATTCGAGTCGGCTTAGGATCTGTTGCGTTTATCGCAGCTTTGGTATTCTTACAAAAAGAACATTAA
- a CDS encoding RNA polymerase sigma factor, producing MVYFYPTEEAKLKLIPMQGLEDDPVLLQGAIAGDRKYLELLLKKHQDFIYNIALRLYLNPDDALDATQEVLIKVFTKLNTFQGNSQFKTWLYRIVVNHFLNAPKGKYEMTHVVEPSFEEAEEEFSEAEVEEVRILCATAMLMCLSREQRLIYIIGEIFGADHNLGAELFSISPSNYRVKLHRAREDLKTYVSGKCGLVDSRNPCRCPKKTRVMVKMGLVDKQNLRFNTSFTTKVQDWVKEQRFDARNEVEKKMKELFQDSPFQIRKDLERLIDSIPT from the coding sequence ATGGTTTATTTCTATCCTACAGAAGAGGCTAAACTTAAATTGATTCCTATGCAAGGATTAGAGGATGACCCTGTGCTCCTTCAGGGAGCCATAGCCGGGGATCGAAAGTATCTGGAACTCTTGTTAAAAAAGCACCAGGACTTCATTTATAACATTGCCTTACGCCTATATCTAAATCCTGATGATGCCCTGGATGCTACCCAAGAGGTTCTGATCAAGGTATTCACCAAATTAAATACCTTCCAAGGCAATAGCCAATTTAAAACCTGGCTCTATCGAATCGTTGTGAACCATTTTTTAAACGCACCCAAGGGGAAATATGAAATGACCCATGTGGTTGAACCTTCTTTTGAAGAGGCGGAAGAAGAGTTTAGTGAAGCAGAAGTGGAAGAGGTAAGGATACTCTGTGCAACTGCGATGCTCATGTGCCTCAGCCGAGAACAACGACTCATTTACATCATCGGTGAAATTTTTGGAGCCGATCATAACTTGGGAGCAGAGCTTTTTTCGATTTCACCTTCCAATTATCGTGTCAAATTGCATAGAGCACGCGAGGATCTAAAAACTTATGTTTCCGGCAAATGTGGCTTAGTTGATAGTCGTAATCCTTGTCGTTGTCCTAAAAAAACAAGAGTGATGGTCAAAATGGGTTTAGTGGACAAACAAAATCTGCGATTCAATACATCCTTTACCACCAAAGTCCAAGATTGGGTCAAAGAACAGAGATTCGATGCGAGAAACGAGGTGGAGAAGAAAATGAAGGAGCTCTTCCAAGATAGCCCCTTTCAAATTCGCAAGGATTTAGAACGTTTGATAGATTCGATTCCCACTTAG
- a CDS encoding cytochrome P460 family protein encodes MNQFATWALGLFLVLGLSCSEKLTNEVPYPEGYRSWTHVKTLTLKEKHPLYASFGGIHHVYVNPTGRDALLSKSVYPDGSILVFDLLESDANEEVASEGKRKVLAVMYKNSKAFPETKGWGFEGFKGNTKDRLVNGNHASCFGCHANQSATDYTFSEYRE; translated from the coding sequence ATGAATCAATTCGCAACATGGGCATTGGGTCTTTTCCTTGTCTTAGGTCTTTCCTGTTCAGAAAAGTTAACAAATGAAGTTCCATATCCAGAAGGATATCGAAGTTGGACACATGTTAAAACACTAACACTTAAAGAAAAACATCCACTATATGCAAGTTTCGGAGGCATCCACCACGTATACGTGAATCCCACTGGCCGTGATGCATTGCTTTCCAAGTCTGTCTATCCAGATGGATCTATCTTAGTTTTTGATCTTTTGGAATCGGATGCAAATGAAGAAGTTGCATCTGAAGGAAAACGAAAGGTATTGGCTGTCATGTATAAAAATTCAAAAGCCTTTCCTGAGACAAAGGGATGGGGTTTTGAAGGGTTTAAAGGAAATACGAAAGATCGTCTCGTAAATGGAAATCATGCCAGTTGTTTTGGATGCCATGCCAACCAATCAGCTACTGATTATACTTTTTCAGAATATCGTGAATAA
- a CDS encoding TPM domain-containing protein, which produces MRKVYCLLLFILVCFQCKASLEDLPKLTSPIMDPKGVLSNTAKTELESLLRKNEADTTNQIVVYLEDSLMFGSIEEDAIKIFEAWKLGKKEKDNGILLLFAMKERKVRIEVGYGLEGVFTDLAAKRIINEIIAPNMKLGNYEQAIKQGTIAILSQTNASSLDYISKYCPEAFVDRASWIHEDTIPLLQKEIQTRGLKNQVNFRFCVTASYNQLHLDGLALGILKNIPANGKPSFVLLASKFLTENGYSYRGFGGSIAVSPELSPLFSQMRNIELFQNLYEEASHDDMTNYSYRAYLSALDRIEPYVVNKNQIPKEYSKVHDPNGVLSTFAIENITKLLDKMFNEDRLKVSLSIIKTRQEIETDVQKVLNQTLGTENGILVVYSLNERKFLVRISKKFLPPIAGNAKIQFNKSQYESMLTKLVRKASEGYLSEGDLNWAMIRALESISTSWNTYHPEEDLSVTDKQSATKEETQSFYPTIELPFLWVFFRVCLLLVLISAFASANGVIFLSVLFYYASIYLRDWIPSLKGFSHLTEIFLLGFSTIAGYLSTLLFRSVGIAKIIEDFIGSTSDGFSSNSQSTTTIRSSSYSSSSSSSTSSSSSYSGGGGSSGGGGASGSW; this is translated from the coding sequence ATGAGAAAAGTATACTGCCTATTATTATTCATTCTAGTTTGTTTTCAATGTAAAGCTTCCCTTGAAGATCTACCGAAACTCACCTCACCCATCATGGACCCAAAGGGTGTTTTGTCCAATACGGCAAAGACCGAATTGGAATCTTTACTTCGTAAAAACGAAGCAGATACAACGAATCAAATCGTTGTCTATTTAGAAGATTCCCTTATGTTCGGTTCCATTGAAGAGGATGCAATCAAGATCTTTGAGGCCTGGAAATTAGGAAAAAAAGAAAAGGATAACGGAATCCTTTTGCTATTTGCCATGAAGGAAAGAAAGGTTCGCATTGAAGTCGGTTATGGTTTAGAAGGTGTCTTTACAGACCTAGCGGCTAAACGAATCATCAATGAAATCATTGCGCCTAACATGAAACTTGGTAACTACGAGCAAGCTATAAAACAAGGAACCATAGCCATCCTCTCACAGACGAATGCATCCTCCCTTGATTATATTTCAAAATATTGTCCAGAAGCTTTTGTAGACCGTGCTTCTTGGATCCACGAAGATACAATTCCTTTATTGCAAAAAGAAATCCAAACTAGAGGCTTAAAAAACCAAGTAAACTTTAGATTTTGTGTAACTGCTTCTTATAACCAATTGCATTTGGATGGTCTAGCTCTTGGGATCTTAAAGAATATCCCTGCGAACGGAAAGCCCTCCTTCGTTTTGCTTGCATCCAAATTCCTAACTGAGAATGGATATTCCTATCGCGGGTTTGGTGGCTCAATCGCAGTGAGCCCGGAGCTTAGCCCACTGTTTTCGCAAATGAGGAACATAGAACTCTTTCAAAACTTATACGAGGAAGCCTCGCATGACGATATGACAAATTATTCTTATCGAGCCTATTTAAGTGCTTTGGATCGTATTGAACCTTATGTCGTAAATAAAAATCAGATCCCAAAAGAGTATTCGAAAGTCCATGATCCAAATGGCGTACTTTCAACCTTTGCCATCGAAAACATTACGAAACTCCTGGACAAAATGTTTAACGAGGATAGGCTCAAAGTATCGCTAAGTATCATCAAAACTAGGCAAGAAATAGAAACCGATGTACAAAAAGTCCTAAATCAAACCTTGGGAACTGAAAATGGGATCTTAGTAGTTTATTCATTGAACGAACGAAAATTTTTAGTTAGGATTTCAAAAAAGTTTCTACCTCCCATCGCAGGCAATGCCAAAATTCAATTTAACAAAAGCCAGTATGAATCTATGCTAACAAAGCTTGTGCGTAAGGCGTCCGAAGGATACCTTTCAGAGGGAGACTTGAATTGGGCAATGATCCGCGCTCTGGAATCAATTTCTACAAGTTGGAACACTTATCATCCAGAGGAAGATCTTTCCGTAACAGACAAACAAAGTGCAACAAAAGAAGAGACACAAAGTTTTTATCCAACAATTGAACTTCCTTTCCTTTGGGTTTTCTTTCGCGTTTGTCTCTTGCTCGTATTGATCAGCGCCTTTGCATCCGCCAATGGAGTGATCTTCCTTTCGGTATTATTCTATTATGCGAGCATTTATCTTCGAGACTGGATTCCCTCACTAAAAGGCTTTTCGCATCTAACGGAGATTTTTCTTCTGGGATTTAGTACCATTGCTGGCTACCTTAGCACACTCTTATTCCGAAGCGTAGGAATCGCCAAAATAATCGAAGACTTCATTGGTAGCACAAGCGATGGCTTTTCTTCCAACTCTCAATCTACCACAACCATTCGCAGTTCTTCATATAGTAGCTCTTCTTCCTCATCGACCTCATCGTCTTCCTCCTATTCTGGTGGAGGTGGTAGTTCTGGAGGAGGCGGGGCAAGTGGAAGTTGGTAA
- a CDS encoding alpha/beta hydrolase: MKILLSILMFFILSCSSETKKSNLTKPLTIQSSKTIVFVHGMYMTPKTWEPWMAFFKEKGFKVYAPAYPLHDIDPDIQRKKHPDPELAKLTFAQVKEHYKQFIQTLNEKPILIGHSMGGLVVQSLLNDGIGSSAIAISPAPPKGIVSKATAIKHGFGFVTSSWPVINPFASDDSPIFMEEEHFVQKFANGLEESDARQAYQQFIVPESRRLPRSILTDEGAIDFERARGPLLLVAAEEDRVIPNTLVQDNKKAYSESAGITNFIEYKGKGHLLHRQKGWEKIANDCLTWIGENR; encoded by the coding sequence ATGAAAATTTTACTGAGCATTCTTATGTTTTTTATCCTTTCTTGTTCTTCCGAAACCAAGAAATCAAATCTCACAAAGCCACTCACTATCCAATCCAGCAAAACGATTGTTTTTGTACACGGAATGTATATGACCCCCAAAACTTGGGAGCCATGGATGGCCTTTTTCAAAGAAAAAGGATTCAAAGTGTACGCTCCTGCCTACCCTCTTCATGATATCGATCCAGATATTCAGAGAAAAAAACACCCAGATCCTGAACTCGCAAAGCTAACCTTTGCACAGGTAAAAGAACATTACAAACAATTCATCCAAACATTGAATGAAAAGCCCATTCTAATTGGACATTCGATGGGAGGACTCGTCGTACAATCTTTATTAAACGATGGTATTGGATCTTCTGCTATCGCAATCAGCCCTGCACCACCGAAAGGAATAGTTTCCAAAGCCACTGCCATCAAACATGGATTTGGCTTTGTGACTTCCTCATGGCCCGTGATCAATCCATTTGCCTCGGATGATTCTCCCATCTTTATGGAAGAGGAACATTTTGTTCAAAAATTCGCAAATGGTTTAGAGGAGTCTGATGCTAGGCAAGCCTACCAACAATTTATCGTACCTGAATCAAGACGATTGCCGCGATCAATCCTAACTGACGAAGGTGCCATTGATTTTGAAAGAGCCAGGGGTCCATTGCTTTTAGTGGCGGCAGAGGAAGACCGAGTGATTCCCAATACTCTTGTTCAAGATAACAAAAAAGCATATTCTGAATCAGCAGGCATCACGAACTTTATCGAATACAAAGGAAAAGGACATTTGCTCCACAGACAAAAAGGATGGGAAAAGATTGCCAATGATTGTTTGACATGGATAGGTGAAAATCGGTAA
- a CDS encoding HD domain-containing phosphohydrolase — MLDIKEILIRISIALDYANGRKPEFTLKLALVSVFLAKLANCSQREIHLVYLSSLFKSIGCTSYSPEEAEIFSGDDISFKSAFSTVDSINKLEALLQIQKLRADSKWEELKMKFRLIIDGNNLYKNIIEAHCDSARMLIQEINLDPEISKIINDTYERFDGKGTPSKKKANEIHFLARIISISYYFNSLSEITDTKSIRKLLEKNKGKMFDPVLVDYLLRFIEELSLMIHSNTIHEDALFISPNIYVDHLQSVAMMISYLPDFKSRYTSLHSKKVSELALYLAKKLKLTEDEQNKVYISALLMNIGMVCIPTGILEKEGKLNPSERERMETHTFFTDQILKKSKLLEPYLEYCISHHENLQGTGYHRRTKDLNIGQSILCYADKVIALGSDRSFRKAYPNTEILKILKQEVLAGILEERIFPFVEEYLGFKQKTPNRGENKYSLTDREIQVLELIAEGHTNKQIAKDLQISSRTVQHHSIHIYEKMGVKSRSAAVMVAFKEKILQL; from the coding sequence ATGTTAGATATCAAAGAAATCTTAATCCGGATTTCGATTGCACTCGATTATGCGAATGGAAGGAAACCTGAATTTACTCTCAAATTGGCTTTGGTTTCTGTTTTTTTGGCAAAATTAGCAAACTGTAGCCAAAGAGAGATCCATTTAGTCTATCTTTCTTCATTATTTAAATCCATAGGATGTACCTCATATTCTCCCGAAGAAGCTGAAATTTTCTCAGGAGATGACATCAGTTTCAAATCAGCATTTTCAACAGTCGATTCTATCAACAAACTAGAAGCCTTGTTACAGATTCAAAAACTTCGGGCCGATTCCAAATGGGAAGAATTGAAAATGAAGTTTCGTTTGATCATCGATGGCAATAATTTGTACAAAAATATCATCGAAGCCCATTGCGATTCGGCGAGAATGCTAATCCAAGAAATCAACTTAGATCCCGAGATCAGTAAAATTATCAATGACACCTACGAACGATTTGATGGCAAAGGAACACCAAGTAAAAAGAAAGCCAATGAAATACATTTTCTTGCTCGGATCATATCGATTTCCTATTATTTCAATAGTCTATCAGAAATCACTGATACAAAATCCATTCGCAAACTTCTAGAGAAGAACAAAGGCAAAATGTTTGATCCAGTCCTTGTGGATTATTTGCTCAGATTTATCGAGGAACTCTCTCTCATGATCCATTCCAATACTATCCACGAGGATGCTTTGTTTATTTCACCAAATATATATGTAGACCACTTACAATCAGTGGCAATGATGATTTCCTATTTGCCAGATTTTAAGTCAAGATATACTTCTCTTCATTCTAAAAAAGTCTCTGAACTTGCTCTTTATCTCGCAAAAAAATTGAAATTAACTGAAGATGAACAGAACAAAGTGTACATTTCAGCATTACTCATGAATATTGGAATGGTCTGTATCCCCACGGGGATATTGGAAAAAGAGGGAAAGTTAAATCCATCGGAAAGAGAGCGTATGGAAACGCATACTTTCTTTACTGACCAAATATTGAAAAAAAGTAAACTACTAGAACCCTACCTAGAGTATTGTATCTCCCATCATGAAAACTTACAAGGTACTGGCTATCATAGAAGGACCAAGGATCTAAATATCGGGCAATCTATACTTTGCTATGCGGATAAAGTGATTGCACTTGGATCGGACAGATCATTTCGAAAAGCCTATCCGAATACAGAGATCTTAAAAATTTTAAAGCAAGAAGTGTTAGCGGGAATCCTAGAAGAAAGGATCTTTCCCTTCGTCGAAGAATACTTGGGATTCAAACAGAAAACTCCAAATCGTGGAGAGAATAAATACTCCTTAACGGATAGAGAGATCCAAGTTTTAGAACTCATCGCAGAAGGGCATACGAACAAACAAATCGCTAAAGATTTACAGATATCATCCAGAACCGTGCAACACCATTCCATCCACATCTATGAAAAAATGGGGGTTAAGAGTCGATCGGCCGCAGTGATGGTTGCATTCAAAGAAAAAATTTTACAACTATAG
- a CDS encoding SDR family oxidoreductase: MDRVIIVTGASSGIGKATADFFSVRKWKVYAFSRKSQVQKHTNIQHVVMDINSKESIRRSIESVYRKEGRIDAIVNNAGFGAFGAFETSSEEDRQSMFAINVFALMNMTQEVLPYFRKQMSGTIVNVSSIGGLMTYPLFSIYHSSKWAVEGFSESVHYELKPFGIKVKIIEPGATKSNFNSESLQEYQNSLIKDYDHFVNGLKVIKDQSFMDAVLPETVAETIFQAVQDPSDRLRYLVGNRRSKSLALLRKVLPSQWFISILQKRLNLN, translated from the coding sequence ATGGATAGAGTGATCATTGTTACTGGGGCATCTTCGGGAATCGGCAAAGCTACTGCCGATTTTTTTTCTGTAAGGAAATGGAAAGTGTATGCCTTTTCTAGAAAATCGCAGGTGCAAAAGCATACAAACATACAACATGTGGTTATGGATATCAATAGCAAGGAATCAATCCGAAGGTCCATCGAATCTGTCTATAGAAAGGAAGGAAGAATCGACGCCATTGTAAACAATGCGGGCTTTGGTGCCTTTGGCGCTTTCGAAACTTCGAGTGAGGAAGATAGGCAAAGTATGTTTGCGATAAATGTATTTGCCTTAATGAATATGACTCAGGAAGTTCTACCATACTTCAGAAAACAAATGTCTGGAACCATTGTAAATGTATCTTCGATCGGTGGTCTTATGACGTATCCTCTATTTTCTATTTACCATAGTTCAAAGTGGGCAGTGGAAGGATTTTCTGAAAGTGTACATTATGAACTAAAACCATTCGGAATTAAGGTTAAAATCATAGAACCTGGCGCAACAAAAAGCAATTTTAACTCAGAATCCCTTCAAGAATATCAGAATAGTTTAATAAAGGACTATGATCATTTTGTGAATGGATTGAAAGTTATTAAGGACCAATCATTCATGGATGCGGTTTTACCTGAAACAGTCGCGGAAACTATTTTCCAAGCAGTCCAGGATCCTAGTGATCGACTGCGCTATCTTGTTGGTAACAGACGATCCAAATCGCTAGCTCTTTTGCGAAAGGTATTACCCTCACAATGGTTTATTTCTATCCTACAGAAGAGGCTAAACTTAAATTGA
- a CDS encoding ArsR/SmtB family transcription factor → MQDTLSHIFFALSDPTRRSLLEALSRGDATVSDLASPLLKQMSLPAITKHIKVLVNAGLVTKSVDAQFRQCSINHEAFKDVTDWMEQYRLLWGERFDRLDAYLLNTSKQKDKSRHKETQTFKKRKS, encoded by the coding sequence ATGCAAGATACTCTCAGTCATATTTTTTTCGCTCTGTCTGATCCTACACGGAGGAGTTTGCTAGAGGCTTTGAGTCGAGGTGATGCTACCGTTAGTGATTTGGCATCTCCCTTGCTAAAACAAATGAGTCTTCCTGCTATTACGAAACATATCAAAGTACTCGTGAATGCAGGTCTTGTCACAAAGTCCGTGGACGCACAATTTCGCCAATGCAGTATTAACCACGAAGCATTCAAAGACGTAACAGATTGGATGGAACAGTATCGTCTTTTGTGGGGAGAACGTTTTGATAGACTGGATGCTTATCTCTTAAACACTTCCAAACAAAAGGACAAATCTAGGCATAAAGAAACCCAGACTTTCAAAAAACGTAAATCTTAA
- a CDS encoding DUF2256 and DUF3253 domain-containing protein, with protein sequence MKSLPSKICTVCGRSFSYRKKWEKVWDEVLYCSDACRRSKSVEAKLNYEEAILSLLRTRSTMASICPSEVLSSEEKTDKEKMELVRRAARRLANKGQITITQKGKAIDPDSFKGPIRLKLNSLQ encoded by the coding sequence ATGAAATCTTTGCCTTCAAAAATATGCACAGTCTGTGGGCGCAGTTTCTCCTACCGAAAGAAGTGGGAAAAGGTTTGGGATGAGGTGCTCTATTGTTCGGATGCTTGTCGCAGGAGCAAATCGGTTGAAGCTAAGTTAAACTACGAGGAAGCTATCCTGTCCCTTCTGCGGACAAGATCTACTATGGCTAGTATTTGCCCTAGTGAAGTATTAAGCAGCGAAGAAAAAACAGATAAAGAAAAAATGGAACTTGTGCGTAGAGCAGCGAGAAGGCTTGCCAATAAAGGCCAAATCACCATCACACAGAAAGGGAAAGCAATTGATCCCGACTCCTTCAAAGGTCCAATCCGTCTAAAATTAAATTCTTTGCAATAA
- a CDS encoding MarR family winged helix-turn-helix transcriptional regulator, protein MKSAFGLDQQNESIDSKLVVALERVSEAFRVLLWQQSKEIALSPIQIQILLFVYFHARELCNVTYLANEFNVTKATMSDSIKVLVQKTYLEKISDPNDTRSFTLKLSKEGKKIVLESANFAQKIEKPLSQLPEDTKLSMLDGLFNLIYELNQSGVITVQRMCTLCSHYTNRKEKHYCNLLQRQLAAEQLRLDCPEFSSV, encoded by the coding sequence ATGAAATCCGCCTTTGGTTTAGACCAACAAAATGAGAGTATTGACAGCAAACTAGTTGTTGCACTGGAACGAGTATCCGAAGCCTTTCGGGTACTACTGTGGCAACAAAGTAAGGAAATTGCTCTCAGCCCAATCCAAATTCAAATTTTATTATTTGTATATTTTCATGCCAGAGAACTCTGCAATGTTACTTACCTAGCAAATGAATTCAATGTCACGAAAGCCACGATGAGTGACAGTATCAAAGTACTTGTACAGAAAACATACTTAGAAAAAATTTCTGACCCCAATGACACCCGTTCCTTCACTTTAAAATTGAGCAAAGAAGGAAAAAAAATTGTTTTAGAATCTGCAAACTTTGCCCAAAAAATAGAAAAACCTTTATCACAACTACCAGAAGATACAAAGTTATCAATGTTAGATGGTTTATTTAACCTTATTTATGAGCTCAATCAGTCAGGCGTAATTACAGTACAAAGAATGTGTACACTATGTTCTCATTATACAAACCGAAAGGAAAAACATTATTGCAATCTTTTACAAAGACAGCTAGCCGCTGAGCAACTTCGATTGGATTGTCCAGAATTTAGTTCAGTATAA
- a CDS encoding peroxiredoxin family protein has protein sequence MEEKNSFSFLELEAYPWLLTEPIRSEKLRGNVIVLYAFQMLCPSCILHGSPFAQKIHQTFADKGVKVIGIHTVFEHHNVMGPDALETYLAEFRYSFPVVIDKHNSPHPIPDVMRRLELQGTPSFLLFDKAGNLRSHYFGPVDPLSFGYEIGKLIAE, from the coding sequence ATGGAAGAAAAAAATTCTTTTTCGTTCCTAGAGTTAGAAGCCTACCCATGGCTTCTAACGGAGCCAATTCGATCGGAAAAGCTACGAGGCAATGTGATTGTTTTATATGCCTTTCAAATGCTCTGTCCTTCCTGTATCTTACATGGTTCTCCATTTGCACAAAAAATACATCAAACCTTTGCCGACAAGGGAGTGAAGGTAATCGGAATCCATACTGTATTTGAGCACCATAATGTAATGGGTCCTGATGCCCTGGAAACATATCTTGCTGAATTTCGATATTCCTTTCCTGTGGTCATCGACAAACATAACAGTCCTCATCCAATCCCTGATGTGATGCGAAGATTAGAATTACAAGGTACTCCGAGTTTTTTACTATTTGATAAAGCAGGTAATTTGAGATCTCATTACTTTGGGCCGGTAGACCCACTCTCATTTGGCTACGAGATCGGAAAGTTAATCGCTGAATAA
- a CDS encoding DUF3592 domain-containing protein produces the protein MKTKIIKRIIQFYAIYLFLSSAFTVISNINIIRTGSKTMGKVTSSYKEFDYSTQTSNKRYGTSHYIHRPIIQYIVNGETYEINGKILGEMGSEYQLNQSVPLIYLANNPSYGRIDSFLEFWSEPLKMGLYSIIVFLIGTYLGEIFDTIKKKLSQFFPRNFTL, from the coding sequence ATGAAAACAAAAATAATTAAACGTATCATTCAGTTTTATGCGATCTATCTTTTTTTAAGCTCCGCGTTCACCGTCATTTCAAATATCAATATCATCCGAACAGGCTCGAAAACAATGGGGAAAGTTACCTCTTCCTATAAAGAATTCGATTATTCAACGCAGACGAGCAATAAACGGTATGGAACAAGTCATTATATCCATAGACCCATCATACAATACATCGTTAATGGGGAAACATATGAGATCAATGGCAAAATCCTTGGAGAAATGGGAAGCGAGTATCAGTTAAATCAAAGTGTGCCTCTGATTTATTTAGCAAATAATCCAAGTTATGGAAGAATTGATTCCTTTTTAGAATTCTGGAGTGAACCTTTGAAGATGGGACTCTATAGCATCATTGTATTCTTAATTGGTACTTACTTGGGAGAAATTTTTGACACAATCAAAAAGAAACTGTCTCAGTTCTTTCCAAGAAACTTTACACTTTAG
- a CDS encoding SDR family NAD(P)-dependent oxidoreductase, with the protein MSKGIGKVAFITGASGGIGRETALLLSQKGFTLFLTDRREQISSLKEFVGSLNKNHIVYPCDIASPKECSVAIKECIKRFGRIDILVNNAGIMRPAKFHNLSIDAIEEQIDVNIKGTIRLTHLAMPHLKSSQGKLIILSSLAGIVPAPHHSIYSATKFALRGFALSLYLEWKELGIRVTNILPGTIQSPMTQFMASQDSSPMAYLNPPLPASDVAQAIAKAIDSDIAEVYVPYSQGLLARIALLFPYLLQWIYPILAKKGYKNLESWKEKGLFR; encoded by the coding sequence TTGAGTAAAGGGATTGGAAAGGTAGCTTTCATTACGGGTGCCTCAGGAGGGATAGGCAGAGAGACTGCTCTTTTGCTATCCCAAAAAGGTTTTACTCTTTTTTTAACCGATCGCCGAGAACAAATCTCCTCTCTAAAGGAATTTGTTGGATCCTTAAATAAAAATCACATTGTCTATCCTTGTGATATTGCATCACCAAAAGAATGCTCTGTGGCAATCAAAGAATGTATAAAAAGATTTGGTCGGATTGATATTTTAGTCAACAATGCAGGTATTATGCGACCTGCAAAATTCCACAATCTATCCATTGATGCAATTGAAGAGCAGATAGATGTAAATATTAAAGGTACGATTCGACTGACCCATTTGGCAATGCCGCATCTCAAATCCTCCCAAGGGAAGCTTATCATCTTGTCTTCATTAGCTGGAATTGTCCCAGCTCCCCATCATTCTATTTATAGCGCGACCAAGTTTGCTTTGAGAGGATTTGCTTTGAGTTTGTATCTGGAATGGAAAGAATTGGGTATCCGTGTAACAAACATTTTGCCAGGAACCATTCAATCGCCTATGACTCAGTTTATGGCTTCCCAAGACAGCTCTCCCATGGCATATCTTAACCCTCCCTTACCAGCCTCAGATGTAGCCCAAGCAATTGCAAAAGCTATCGATTCTGATATTGCGGAAGTCTATGTTCCCTACTCGCAAGGCCTACTGGCTAGGATTGCCCTTCTATTTCCTTACCTTTTACAGTGGATCTATCCCATTCTGGCGAAGAAAGGATATAAGAATTTAGAGTCATGGAAAGAAAAAGGACTCTTTAGATGA